Proteins co-encoded in one Spirosoma endbachense genomic window:
- a CDS encoding aminotransferase class V-fold PLP-dependent enzyme, with protein sequence MLSRRKLIKRLSSVPLVSGLAVGGFPLQSPETAPATPKRDLFKELGVRTFINAAGTLTYMTGSLMHDEVLDAINGGAKEFCLLDEIQDKVGAKIAQMVHAEAAVVTSGAFAGMTLGLAGILTGMDQKKVEKLPHLEGTGMKTEVICQKAHDIVYNHALINTGCKIVVVETAEDVEKAINEKTALMHFLHIEADKGKIMHEEWVALGKKHNIPTSIDIAADVPPVENLWRFNDMGFSFVVISGGKAMRGPQSAGILMGKKDIISAARLHMPPRGFNIGRGMKVNKEEILGMYVALEKFINEDHDKVWKAWEESTAHIENTVKTVNGVQVEVHVPPLGNHTPTLRISWDPGKLRITGKDLQEALRKGDPSIEVGGGGPSNIGVTVWMMKPGQEKIVARRIKEELSKAAA encoded by the coding sequence ATGTTAAGCAGACGAAAACTCATTAAGCGTTTGTCGAGCGTTCCGCTCGTGAGCGGATTGGCTGTCGGCGGTTTTCCGTTACAGTCGCCAGAAACCGCACCAGCCACCCCCAAACGCGACCTGTTTAAGGAACTGGGCGTGCGAACCTTTATCAATGCGGCCGGTACACTGACCTATATGACTGGCTCCCTGATGCACGACGAAGTGCTGGATGCCATTAACGGCGGAGCTAAAGAATTTTGCCTTCTCGATGAGATTCAGGATAAAGTGGGTGCTAAAATCGCACAGATGGTACATGCTGAAGCGGCCGTTGTAACGTCGGGCGCTTTCGCAGGAATGACCCTTGGACTGGCTGGTATTCTGACCGGTATGGACCAGAAAAAAGTAGAGAAATTGCCGCATCTGGAAGGAACCGGTATGAAAACCGAAGTCATCTGTCAGAAAGCTCATGATATCGTTTACAACCATGCGCTGATAAATACGGGCTGCAAAATAGTAGTGGTAGAAACTGCCGAAGACGTTGAAAAGGCCATCAATGAAAAAACAGCGCTGATGCACTTTCTGCACATCGAAGCCGACAAAGGCAAGATTATGCACGAAGAGTGGGTTGCGCTGGGCAAAAAACATAACATTCCAACGTCCATTGACATTGCCGCCGATGTGCCGCCCGTTGAAAACCTGTGGCGTTTCAACGATATGGGCTTCAGCTTTGTGGTAATATCGGGCGGCAAAGCCATGAGAGGGCCACAAAGTGCGGGTATTCTGATGGGCAAAAAAGATATCATCTCGGCGGCTCGTCTCCACATGCCACCTCGCGGGTTTAATATCGGTCGGGGTATGAAAGTCAACAAAGAGGAGATTCTGGGGATGTACGTTGCCCTGGAGAAATTCATCAACGAAGACCACGACAAGGTTTGGAAAGCCTGGGAAGAAAGTACCGCTCACATTGAAAATACGGTCAAAACTGTCAATGGTGTTCAGGTCGAGGTACACGTGCCCCCACTCGGTAACCACACCCCGACGCTACGGATTTCCTGGGACCCCGGCAAGCTGCGTATCACAGGTAAAGACCTTCAGGAAGCCCTGCGGAAAGGCGATCCATCGATTGAGGTCGGTGGTGGTGGACCCAGCAACATAGGGGTCACTGTCTGGATGATGAAACCCGGTCAGGAAAAAATCGTAGCCAGGCGGATAAAGGAAGAGCTTTCTAAAGCAGCTGCTTGA
- a CDS encoding RidA family protein: MKAQRRSILKRLFASVAGVAGLGVTTKASTEQIASESTASKEVFNVVTQDDVPLFSGSTKLGNLVFVAGKGYHKEGDIKVHTDEVLKELEKELIKAGSSMEKVLKVSVFLHDLNDYKGMNEVYKGRFGSKPPVRTTVAVYGGVPGDSLVEMDCIAYI; encoded by the coding sequence ATGAAAGCACAACGCAGATCCATCCTAAAACGCCTTTTCGCTTCCGTTGCCGGGGTTGCCGGACTAGGTGTAACGACCAAAGCGTCTACCGAACAAATAGCCAGTGAGTCAACAGCTTCCAAAGAAGTCTTCAACGTAGTGACTCAGGACGATGTGCCCCTGTTTTCGGGCTCAACCAAACTTGGTAACCTGGTATTTGTGGCAGGTAAAGGCTATCACAAAGAAGGAGACATTAAAGTCCATACCGATGAAGTTCTCAAAGAATTGGAAAAAGAGTTGATCAAGGCAGGCTCCTCGATGGAAAAAGTGCTGAAAGTAAGTGTGTTTCTGCACGATCTGAACGATTACAAAGGGATGAATGAAGTCTACAAAGGCCGTTTTGGCAGCAAGCCTCCTGTGCGTACAACGGTAGCCGTTTATGGCGGTGTGCCGGGCGATTCACTGGTTGAAATGGACTGCATTGCCTATATCTAA
- a CDS encoding alpha-L-fucosidase, whose protein sequence is MRILRIIALLVLTLSATSLFAQTGANHNKPQREEWLKDAGFGMFIHWNVDTQLGIVISHSLVGASPEYIDRYINELPKTFNPKDWDPERLVILAKNAGMKYIMFTTKHHAGFCMWDTKTTDFGVMNTPYKKDIVRQYVDACRKWGLAVGFYYSPEDFSFAYRNGMKDITRDDHWEKALPFQTKYKQFVEAQCQELMTKYGPVDLFFIDSDVLREEVKAVVWKYQPNCLITRGVLETPEQYLPGETLTTAWESCMTMGTDWSYKPTNDHYKSGTELINILIESRAKGGSYLLNIGPTQWGDLNEGQQGRLMEIGAWHFINQEAVHNVRPWIVRNEGDIWFTKQKDENTVYAYLTNMPDWPRGERRTFLLKSLKATQSTEISVLGQTGNVVEYQPANDGKARFEQTPEGLRISVVRAQRIYNNHKWPNPIVVKLKNIEAAIEPAHFKTVKAEKTPDGNLKLTAELTKTGSGKNYRIGFEYRPVQSSLNEEFNQKWTETDVYPILQPGEKTLEIVSSNIKTYDEIEYRAILYQDGLKIEGNTQRISKLRLD, encoded by the coding sequence ATGAGAATTTTAAGAATCATTGCCTTACTCGTTCTTACGCTAAGTGCAACCAGTCTTTTTGCGCAGACTGGGGCGAATCATAATAAACCACAACGGGAAGAATGGCTGAAAGATGCGGGTTTTGGGATGTTCATTCACTGGAACGTCGATACGCAGCTGGGTATCGTCATTAGTCATTCGCTGGTCGGGGCGTCGCCAGAGTACATAGACCGATACATCAATGAATTACCTAAAACGTTCAATCCAAAGGATTGGGACCCGGAACGTCTGGTAATACTGGCCAAAAACGCGGGCATGAAATACATCATGTTCACGACTAAGCACCACGCTGGGTTTTGTATGTGGGATACCAAAACCACTGATTTTGGGGTGATGAACACGCCCTACAAAAAAGACATTGTTCGTCAGTATGTCGATGCCTGCCGAAAGTGGGGATTGGCCGTTGGGTTTTATTACTCGCCGGAAGATTTCTCGTTTGCGTATCGCAATGGCATGAAAGACATCACCCGCGACGATCACTGGGAAAAAGCCCTGCCCTTTCAGACTAAATACAAACAGTTCGTGGAGGCTCAGTGTCAGGAGCTAATGACAAAATATGGGCCGGTTGACCTGTTTTTTATCGACAGCGACGTATTACGGGAAGAAGTGAAAGCTGTCGTCTGGAAATACCAGCCAAACTGCCTGATCACTCGCGGAGTCCTCGAAACGCCTGAACAGTACCTCCCCGGTGAAACACTAACGACTGCCTGGGAGAGCTGCATGACAATGGGGACGGACTGGAGTTACAAACCCACCAACGATCACTACAAATCCGGAACCGAACTGATCAACATACTGATCGAATCACGAGCCAAGGGCGGGTCGTACCTGCTCAACATTGGACCGACGCAGTGGGGCGATCTGAATGAAGGCCAACAGGGGCGGCTGATGGAAATTGGCGCGTGGCATTTTATCAACCAGGAGGCTGTCCATAACGTGCGGCCCTGGATTGTCCGGAACGAGGGCGATATCTGGTTTACGAAACAGAAGGACGAAAATACGGTCTACGCCTATCTCACCAATATGCCCGACTGGCCACGGGGCGAACGCCGGACGTTTCTGCTCAAATCACTGAAAGCAACCCAGTCAACGGAAATAAGCGTGTTGGGCCAAACGGGTAATGTTGTTGAATACCAGCCAGCAAATGATGGGAAAGCTCGCTTTGAGCAAACCCCCGAGGGACTCCGGATTTCGGTAGTTCGGGCTCAGCGAATTTATAACAATCACAAATGGCCGAACCCGATCGTGGTAAAATTGAAGAACATCGAGGCCGCTATCGAGCCCGCTCATTTTAAGACGGTCAAAGCAGAAAAAACGCCGGATGGTAATCTGAAACTAACGGCAGAGCTGACTAAGACTGGTAGTGGAAAAAACTACCGGATAGGCTTCGAGTATCGGCCCGTTCAAAGTTCGCTGAATGAGGAGTTCAACCAGAAATGGACGGAAACCGATGTGTATCCAATCCTGCAACCCGGTGAGAAGACGCTTGAAATCGTAAGTAGTAACATCAAAACGTACGACGAAATCGAGTACCGGGCCATTCTGTATCAGGATGGCCTGAAGATTGAAGGTAACACGCAGAGAATTAGTAAGTTAAGACTGGATTAA